Proteins co-encoded in one Metabacillus sp. KUDC1714 genomic window:
- the fni gene encoding type 2 isopentenyl-diphosphate Delta-isomerase has translation MSKRAQRKIEHIQHALATGQQRTNGFDDITFVHQSLPNLSIAEIDLSTKVGELTLSSPLFINAMTGGGGEDTVIINEALSKAAKNANIAVAVGSQMSAIKDKSERPSYEIIRKVNKEGIIFGNLGSEATVEQAKIAVDMIQANALQIHLNVVQELVMPEGDRDFSGALSRIEQIVKGVDVPVIVKEVGFGMNREVAAKLKEVGVTAVDVGGFGGTNFSKIENMRRRKMLKFFDQWGISTTASIAEVSSLKRIPVIGSGGIQDALDIAKAIALGASSVGVAGYLLKVFIDKGYEHLEQEINQMIEELTIVMSALGSRTIQELQYAPLIISGKTHHWLTERSIDTKEYSNRKIR, from the coding sequence GTGAGCAAAAGAGCACAAAGAAAAATCGAACATATCCAACATGCATTAGCAACGGGGCAACAACGCACAAATGGATTCGATGATATTACCTTTGTTCACCAGAGTCTACCAAACTTGTCTATAGCAGAAATAGATTTATCAACAAAAGTTGGCGAACTTACTTTAAGTTCGCCTCTTTTTATAAATGCTATGACCGGTGGTGGCGGTGAGGATACGGTAATTATTAATGAAGCATTATCAAAAGCTGCAAAAAATGCAAATATAGCAGTTGCAGTTGGTTCACAAATGTCTGCGATTAAAGATAAGAGTGAGCGTCCTTCCTATGAAATTATTAGAAAGGTTAATAAAGAAGGAATTATCTTTGGGAATTTAGGCAGTGAGGCAACAGTTGAACAAGCAAAAATAGCAGTTGATATGATTCAAGCGAATGCATTACAAATCCACTTAAATGTAGTACAAGAACTAGTAATGCCAGAAGGTGACCGTGACTTTAGTGGAGCCTTATCAAGAATTGAGCAAATTGTCAAAGGTGTTGACGTACCTGTAATTGTAAAAGAAGTTGGCTTCGGTATGAATCGAGAGGTAGCCGCTAAGTTAAAAGAGGTAGGAGTAACTGCTGTTGATGTTGGAGGATTTGGAGGAACAAATTTTTCAAAAATCGAAAATATGAGAAGGCGAAAAATGCTCAAGTTTTTTGATCAATGGGGAATATCAACTACAGCCTCAATTGCAGAGGTAAGCAGTTTAAAACGTATCCCTGTAATTGGTTCAGGTGGTATTCAAGATGCACTTGACATTGCAAAGGCAATAGCGTTAGGAGCATCATCAGTAGGAGTAGCTGGTTATTTACTGAAAGTATTCATAGATAAGGGCTATGAGCATTTAGAGCAAGAAATTAACCAAATGATAGAGGAATTAACGATCGTTATGTCTGCACTTGGTTCTAGAACAATACAGGAACTTCAATATGCTCCATTAATTATCAGTGGAAAAACCCATCATTGGTTAACTGAAAGAAGTATCGATACAAAGGAATATAGCAACAGAAAAATTCGATGA
- the rpsA gene encoding 30S ribosomal protein S1 — MVEELNNVQVETPEVGDIVKGIVTKVEEKQVIVEIENCKHTGIIPISELSSLHVEKASDVTKENDELELKVTKVEDEALVLSKRAVDAEKAWDSLEQKFESKEIFQAEVKDVVKGGLVVDLGVRGFIPASLVEAHFVEDFSEYMGRTLSLIVVELDREKNRVILSHRAVIEKEQTEKKSVVLESIKVGSTIEGTVQRLTDFGAFVDIGGIDGLVHISQLSHTHIDKPSDVVEEGQNVTVKVLAVDRDNERISLSIKETLPGPWANIADKVKVGDVLEGEVRRLVSFGAFVEILPGVEGLVHISQISNKHIGTPQEVLDENQSVKVKVLDVNESEQRISLSIRELEESPKATDEDFRNYQAKEESSSGFQLGEMIGDQLKKLK, encoded by the coding sequence ATGGTAGAAGAGTTGAATAACGTACAAGTTGAAACGCCTGAAGTTGGAGATATCGTAAAGGGTATCGTGACAAAGGTAGAAGAAAAACAGGTTATTGTCGAAATAGAAAACTGTAAGCATACTGGTATAATTCCAATTAGTGAACTTTCTAGCCTTCATGTAGAAAAAGCTTCTGATGTGACAAAAGAAAATGACGAATTAGAATTAAAAGTAACTAAGGTTGAAGATGAAGCATTAGTTCTTTCAAAAAGAGCAGTAGATGCAGAAAAAGCATGGGACTCATTAGAACAAAAATTCGAATCAAAAGAAATCTTTCAAGCTGAAGTTAAAGATGTTGTAAAAGGTGGCCTTGTTGTTGATTTAGGAGTAAGAGGCTTTATACCTGCATCATTGGTTGAAGCGCATTTTGTAGAGGATTTTTCAGAATACATGGGGAGAACTCTTTCATTAATTGTTGTCGAGCTAGACCGCGAGAAAAACAGAGTGATTCTTTCACATCGTGCTGTAATAGAAAAAGAACAAACTGAAAAGAAATCAGTTGTATTAGAATCTATTAAGGTAGGGTCTACAATCGAAGGTACAGTTCAGCGTCTTACAGATTTTGGTGCTTTTGTTGATATTGGTGGAATAGATGGGTTAGTTCATATTTCTCAGCTTTCCCATACACATATTGATAAACCATCTGATGTTGTTGAAGAAGGTCAGAATGTAACGGTTAAAGTTCTAGCAGTTGATCGTGATAATGAAAGAATTTCTTTATCTATTAAAGAAACGCTCCCTGGACCATGGGCAAATATTGCAGATAAAGTAAAGGTTGGAGATGTTCTTGAAGGTGAAGTAAGAAGACTAGTATCCTTTGGTGCATTTGTAGAGATTTTACCTGGAGTTGAAGGCCTTGTCCACATTTCGCAAATTTCTAATAAACATATTGGTACTCCACAAGAAGTATTAGATGAAAATCAATCGGTTAAAGTAAAGGTATTAGATGTTAATGAATCTGAACAACGCATTTCGTTAAGCATTCGTGAATTAGAAGAATCTCCAAAAGCAACTGATGAAGATTTCCGTAATTACCAAGCAAAGGAAGAATCATCGTCTGGCTTCCAATTAGGTGAAATGATTGGGGATCAATTAAAAAAACTTAAATAA